A genomic segment from Brienomyrus brachyistius isolate T26 chromosome 9, BBRACH_0.4, whole genome shotgun sequence encodes:
- the LOC125749249 gene encoding uncharacterized protein LOC125749249, which yields MEAGQRVQPNLSRNTVASVIRTFHRENRIEGRGHQGGRGPMFTRAQEAAIVNMVVANNCIRLREIQANIINDDRIFNNIHRVSLSTLARILKKKQVHMKQLYRVPFDRNSERVKHLRSEYVERVLQMDAEQIQHEFIYVDEAGFNLAKTRRRGRNVIGHRAITNVPGQRGGNITLCAAITQNGVLHHHANLGPYNANLILAFLDRLHEIVTALHKVDQMRYIVVWDNVSFHRAALVQNWFHGHPDFEVLYLPPYSPFLNPIEEFFSAWRWKVYDLRPYDRLPLIQAMEQACDQIDAASVQGWIRHSRRFFQRCLANEDIACDVDEILWPDPARRRDEE from the exons ATGGAAGCTGGACAAAGAGTTCAACCAAATCTCAGCAGAAATACTGTTGCGTCAGTAATTCGGACATTTCATCGAGAAAACAG GATTGAGGGTCGAGGACACCAAGGTGGAAGGGGCCCTATGTTCACCCGTGCACAAGAGGCCGCCATAGTGAACATGGTTGTGGCCAATAATTGTATCAGGCTGCGAGAAATCCAAGCCAATATCATCAACGATGACCGTATTTTCAATAACATCCACCGAGTCTCTCTGTCAACATTAGCTCGAATCCTCAAGAAAAAGCAAGTACACATGAAGCAACTATATCGGGTACCATTTGACAGAAATTCAGAGAGAGTGAAACATCTGCGCtctgaatatgtggag AGAGTCTTGCAAATGGATGCAGAACAAATTCAGCATGAATTTATATATGTGGATGAGGCTGGATTTAACCTTGCAAAAACACGAAGACGAGGGAGAAATGTAATTGGACACAGGGCAATCACCAATGTGCCAGGGCAGCGAGGGGGTAACATCACCCTCTGCGCTGCTATCACACAAAATGGGGTCCTCCACCACCATGCAAATCTGGGACCCTATAATGCAAATCTAATACTTGCATTTCTTGACAGATTGCACGAGATTGTCACAGCATTACACAAAGTGGACCAGATGCGGTACATTGTCGTTTGGGACAATGTCTCATTCCATCGGGCTGCTCTGGTCCAGAATTGGTTCCATGGTCACCCTGATTTTGAAGTGTTATACCTTCCCCCATACTCCCCCTTCCTGAATCCAATcgaagagtttttttcagcgTGGCGGTGGAAGGTATACGACCTGCGGCCCTATGACCGTTTGCCCCTCATTCAGGCCATGGAGCAGGCATGTGATCAAATCGACGCAGCTTCTGTGCAGGGGTGGATTCGTCACTCAAGGCGATTCTTCCAACGGTGCCTTGCAAATGAAGACATAGCCTGTGATGTGGATGAAATCTTATGGCCTGATCCAGCCAGACGGAGAGATGAGGAATAG
- the LOC125749248 gene encoding uncharacterized protein LOC125749248 isoform X3, producing MFTRAQEAAIVNMVVANNCIRLREIQANIINDDRIFNNIHRVSLSTLARILKKKQVHMKQLYRVPFDRNSERVKHLRSEYVERVLQMDAEQIQHEFIYVDEAGFNLAKTRRRGRNVIGHRAITNVPGQRGGNITLCAAITQNGVLHHHANLGPYNANLILAFLDRLHEIVTALHKVDQMRYIVVWDNVSFHRAALVQNWFHGHPDFEVLYLPPYSPFLNPIEEFFSAWRWKVYDLRPYDRLPLIQAMEQACDQIDAASVQGWIRHSRRFFQRCLANEDIACDVDEILWPDPARRRDEE from the exons ATGTTCACCCGTGCACAAGAGGCCGCCATAGTGAACATGGTTGTGGCCAATAATTGTATCAGGCTGCGAGAAATCCAAGCCAATATCATCAACGATGACCGTATTTTCAATAACATCCACCGAGTCTCTCTGTCAACATTAGCTCGAATCCTCAAGAAAAAGCAAGTACACATGAAGCAACTATATCGGGTACCATTTGACAGAAATTCAGAGAGAGTGAAACATCTGCGCtctgaatatgtggag AGAGTCTTGCAAATGGATGCAGAACAAATTCAGCATGAATTTATATATGTGGATGAGGCTGGATTTAACCTTGCAAAAACACGAAGACGAGGGAGAAATGTAATTGGACACAGGGCAATCACCAATGTGCCAGGGCAGCGAGGGGGTAACATCACCCTCTGCGCTGCTATCACACAAAATGGGGTCCTCCACCACCATGCAAATCTGGGACCCTATAATGCAAATCTAATACTTGCATTTCTTGACAGATTGCACGAGATTGTCACAGCATTACACAAAGTGGACCAGATGCGGTACATTGTCGTTTGGGACAATGTCTCATTCCATCGGGCTGCTCTGGTCCAGAATTGGTTCCATGGTCACCCTGATTTTGAAGTGTTATACCTTCCCCCATACTCCCCCTTCCTGAATCCAATcgaagagtttttttcagcgTGGCGGTGGAAGGTATACGACCTGCGGCCCTATGACCGTTTGCCCCTCATTCAGGCCATGGAGCAGGCATGTGATCAAATCGACGCAGCTTCTGTGCAGGGGTGGATTCGTCACTCAAGGCGATTCTTCCAACGGTGCCTTGCAAATGAAGACATAGCCTGTGATGTGGATGAAATCTTATGGCCTGATCCAGCCAGACGGAGAGATGAGGAATAG